One genomic region from Diabrotica undecimpunctata isolate CICGRU chromosome 9, icDiaUnde3, whole genome shotgun sequence encodes:
- the LOC140449611 gene encoding uncharacterized protein isoform X2, whose amino-acid sequence MKTDASSLLTNHDRSDSNLNQSITSTTNVNTGGQRFICIICKKPLSNNYRLEQHMRIHTDEKPFECEICTKQFYTNNYLTVHMKLHADEKPFRCDICSKYFSSKHGLKTHITSHSFEKPFECEICTKQFSRKDYLKKHMKVHTDEKPFECKICTKQFSAKRLLKLHVRMHSGEKPFECEFCKKKFSTKDYLTIHMKLHADEKPFECGICTKQFSIKHYLKRHITIVHMGEKRFSCEICNKQYSRKKSLNSHKTVHTGEKPFECEICNKRFSLNQYLKLHIRLHTGENSFECEICTKLFSMKKDLKLHMRVHTGEKPFECEICSKQFSMRPYLKSHMRVHTGEKPFKCEICTKPFSTKRDLKSHMRVHTGEKPFKCGICTKQLSTKQALKLHMTLHTGQNPFKCGICAKQLSTKHALKLHMTLHTGQKPFKCGICAKQSLTKQALNMHMRVHTGKKPFKCDICTKQLSTKQALKLHMTLHTGQKPFNCGICAKQFATKQALNTHMALHTGQKPFKCGICAKQFAAKQALNTHMRVHTGEKPFECEICTKRFSMKHVLTSHMKLHTDE is encoded by the coding sequence ATGAAAACTGATGCCAGTAGCCTATTAACAAATCATGATAGAAGTGACAGTAATTTGAACCAATCTATAACTTCCACTACCAATGTGAACACTGGAGGACAACGTTTTATATGTATCATTTGCAAGAAACCATTATCAAACAATTATCGTTTAGAACAACATATGAGGATACACACtgatgaaaaaccatttgaatgtgaaatttgcaccaaacaattttaTACAAACAATTATTTAACAGTACATATGAAATTACATGCAGACGAAAAACCATTTAGATGTGACATTTGCAGCAAATATTTTTCATCGAAACACGGTTTAAAAACTCACATAACATCGCATTCTTTTGAAAAACCATTTGAGTGTGAAATATGTACCAAACAATTTTCACGAAAGGATTATTTAAAAAAGCATATGAAAGTGCATACcgatgaaaaaccatttgaatgtaaaatttgcaccaaacagttttcaGCGAAACGACTTTTAAAATTGCATGTGAGAATGCATagtggtgaaaaaccatttgaatgtgaattttgcaaaaaaaaattttcaacaaaGGATTATTTAACAATACATATGAAATTGCATGCtgatgaaaaaccatttgaatgtggaatttgcaccaaacaattttcaataaagcatTATTTAAAAAGACATATAACGATAGTGCATATGGGTGAAAAACGATTTAGTTGTGAAATTTGCAACAAACAGTATAGTAGAAAGAAATCTTTAAATAGTCATAAGacagtgcatactggtgaaaaaccatttgaatgtgaaatttgcaataaacgGTTTTCATTgaatcaatatttaaaattgcATATACGACTGCATACTGGTGAAAAttcatttgaatgtgaaatttgtacCAAACTTTTTTCGATGAAGAAAGATTTAAAATTACatatgagagtgcacactggtgaaaaaccatttgaatgtgaaatttgcagtAAACAGTTTTCAATGAGACCATATTTAAAatcgcatatgagagtgcatactggtgaaaagccatttaaatgtgaaatttgtaccAAACCGTTTTCAACGAAGAGAGATTTAAAATcacatatgagagtgcatactggtgaaaaaccatttaaatgtggaatttgcaccaaacagttaTCAACGAAACAAGCTTTAAAATTGCATATGACACTGCACACTGGTCAAAATCCATTTAAATGTGGAATTTGCGCCAAACAGTTATCAACGAAACATGCTTTAAAATTGCATATGACACTGCACACTGGtcaaaaaccatttaaatgtgggATCTGCGCCAAACAGTCTCTAACAAAACAAGCTTTAAATatgcatatgagagtgcatactggtaaaaaaccatttaaatgtgatATTTGCACCAAACAGTTATCAACGAAACAAGCTTTAAAATTGCATATGACACTGCACACTGGTCAAAAACCATTTAATTGTGGAATTTGCGCCAAACAGTTTGCAACGAAACAAGCTTTAAATACGCATATGGCACTACACACTGGtcaaaaaccatttaaatgtgggATTTGCGCCAAACAGTTTGCAGCGAAACAAGCTTTAAATacgcatatgagagtgcatactggtgaaaaaccgtTTGAATGTGAAATCTGCACCAAACGGTTCTCAATGAAACACGTTTTAACATCGCACATGAAATTACATACTGATGAATAA